One stretch of Heliangelus exortis chromosome 24, bHelExo1.hap1, whole genome shotgun sequence DNA includes these proteins:
- the YARS1 gene encoding tyrosine--tRNA ligase, cytoplasmic isoform X1, with protein MEPAPGPQEKYQLITRNLQEVLGEDKLMAILKERELKIYWGTATTGKPHVAYFVPMSKIADFLKAGCEVTILFADLHAYLDNMKAPWELLELRTRYYENVIKAMLESIGVPLEKLKFVRGTDYQLNKEYTLDVYRLSSVVTQHDAKKAGAEVVKQVEHPLLSGLLYPGLQALDEEYLKVDAQFGGVDQRKIFTFAEKYLPSLGYAKRVHLMNPMVPGLTGSKMSSSEEDSKIDLLDRKEDVKKKLKKAFCEPGNVENNGVLSFIKHVLFPLKSEFVVLREEKWGGSKTYTAYEALEKDFAEQESLFVAIQVVHPGDLKNSVEVALNKLLDPIREKFNSPELKQLSNAAYPNPAKSKPAEKGTKNSELENVVPSRLDIRVGKVISVEKHPDADTLYVEKIDVGESEPRTVVSGLVQFIPKEQLQDRLVVLLCNLKPQKMRGVESKGMVLCASSLGEPRQVEPLDPPAGCCAGERVYVEGYEGGEPDDELKPKKKVFEKLQADFRVSEDCVAQWKQKNFLTKLGTVSCRSLKGGTIS; from the exons ATGGAGCCTGCGCCCGGACCCCAGGAGAAATATCAGCTCATCACCCGCAATCTGCAG gaggtgctgggggaggaTAAGCTCATGGCCATATTGAAGGAGCGGGAGTTGAAGATCTACTGGGGGACGGCCACCACGGGCAAACCACATGTGGCTTACTTCGTGCCCATGTCCAAGATCGCAGATTTCCTCAAGGCCGGGTGTGAG GTGACAATACTCTTTGCTGACCTGCACGCTTACCTGGACAACATGAAGgctccctgggagctgctggagctgcgCACCCGCTATTATGAGAATGTGATCAAAGCCATGCTGGAGAGCATTGGGGTGCCCCTGGAGAAGCTGAAGTTTGTCCGGGGCACTGACTACCAGCTCAACAA GGAGTACACCCTGGATGTGTACCGCCTCTCCTCCGTGGTGACGCAGCACGATGCCaagaaggcaggagcagaggtggtGAAGCAGGTGGAGCATCCCTTGCTGAGTGGTTTGCTCTACCCCGGTCTGCAG GCCCTAGATGAGGAATACCTCAAGGTGGACGCACAGTTTGGAGGGGTTGATCAGAGGAAGATATTCACCTTTGCAGAGAAG TACCTTCCTTCCCTGGGCTATGCCAAACGCGTCCATTTGATGAACCCAATGGTTCCCGGTCTGACTGGCAGCAAAATGAGCTCCTCGGAAGAG GACTCAAAGATTGACCTCCTGGATCGCAAGGAGGATGTgaagaagaagctgaagaaggCTTTCTGTGAGCCAGGGAATGTGGAGAACAACGGTGTCCTCTCCTTCATCAAGCATGTCCTCTTTCCCCTCAAGTCAG AGTTTGTGGTTCTGCGAGAAGAAAAATGGGGGGGAAGCAAAACCTACACAGCCTATGAGGCCCTGGAGAAGGACTTTGCTGAGCAG GAATCTCTGTTTGTTGCAATACAGGTTGTGCATCCTGGAGACTTGAAGAACTCAGTGGAAGTGGCCCTGAACAAACTGCTTGACCCCATCAGAGAGAAATTCAACAGTCCAGAACTGAAGCAGCTGAGCAATGCTGCGTACCCCAACCCAGCCAAATCCA AACCTGCAGAGAAGGGCACCAAGAACTCAGAGCTGGAGAACGTGGTCCCATCCCGGCTGGACATCCGCGTTGGAAAAGTGATCAGTGTAGAAAAG CATCCTGACGCTGACACCTTGTATGTGGAGAAGATTGACGTGGGTGAGTCTGAGCCCCGCACTGTGGTCAGTGGCCTGGTGCAGTTCATCCccaaggagcagctgcaggacaggCTGGTGGTGCTGCTGTGCAACCTCAAGCCCCAGAAGATGAGGGGTGTGGAGTCAAAGGGCATGGTGCTGTGTGCCTCCAG cctgggggAGCCACGGCAGGTGGAGCCCCTGGACCcaccagctgggtgctgtgccgGGGAGCGCGTCTACGTGGAGGGCTACGAGGGTGGGGAGCCTGACGATGAGCTCAAGccaaagaaaaaagtctttgagAAGCTGCAG gccGATTTCCGAGTCTCCGAGGACTGTGTGGCTCAGtggaagcagaaaaatttcCTGACCAAGCTGGGCACAGTCTCCTGTAGAAGCCTGAAAGGAGGAACCATCAGCTAA
- the YARS1 gene encoding tyrosine--tRNA ligase, cytoplasmic isoform X2: MEPAPGPQEKYQLITRNLQEVLGEDKLMAILKERELKIYWGTATTGKPHVAYFVPMSKIADFLKAGCEVTILFADLHAYLDNMKAPWELLELRTRYYENVIKAMLESIGVPLEKLKFVRGTDYQLNKEYTLDVYRLSSVVTQHDAKKAGAEVVKQVEHPLLSGLLYPGLQALDEEYLKVDAQFGGVDQRKIFTFAEKYLPSLGYAKRVHLMNPMVPGLTGSKMSSSEEDSKIDLLDRKEDVKKKLKKAFCEPGNVENNGVLSFIKHVLFPLKSEFVVLREEKWGGSKTYTAYEALEKDFAEQVVHPGDLKNSVEVALNKLLDPIREKFNSPELKQLSNAAYPNPAKSKPAEKGTKNSELENVVPSRLDIRVGKVISVEKHPDADTLYVEKIDVGESEPRTVVSGLVQFIPKEQLQDRLVVLLCNLKPQKMRGVESKGMVLCASSLGEPRQVEPLDPPAGCCAGERVYVEGYEGGEPDDELKPKKKVFEKLQADFRVSEDCVAQWKQKNFLTKLGTVSCRSLKGGTIS, translated from the exons ATGGAGCCTGCGCCCGGACCCCAGGAGAAATATCAGCTCATCACCCGCAATCTGCAG gaggtgctgggggaggaTAAGCTCATGGCCATATTGAAGGAGCGGGAGTTGAAGATCTACTGGGGGACGGCCACCACGGGCAAACCACATGTGGCTTACTTCGTGCCCATGTCCAAGATCGCAGATTTCCTCAAGGCCGGGTGTGAG GTGACAATACTCTTTGCTGACCTGCACGCTTACCTGGACAACATGAAGgctccctgggagctgctggagctgcgCACCCGCTATTATGAGAATGTGATCAAAGCCATGCTGGAGAGCATTGGGGTGCCCCTGGAGAAGCTGAAGTTTGTCCGGGGCACTGACTACCAGCTCAACAA GGAGTACACCCTGGATGTGTACCGCCTCTCCTCCGTGGTGACGCAGCACGATGCCaagaaggcaggagcagaggtggtGAAGCAGGTGGAGCATCCCTTGCTGAGTGGTTTGCTCTACCCCGGTCTGCAG GCCCTAGATGAGGAATACCTCAAGGTGGACGCACAGTTTGGAGGGGTTGATCAGAGGAAGATATTCACCTTTGCAGAGAAG TACCTTCCTTCCCTGGGCTATGCCAAACGCGTCCATTTGATGAACCCAATGGTTCCCGGTCTGACTGGCAGCAAAATGAGCTCCTCGGAAGAG GACTCAAAGATTGACCTCCTGGATCGCAAGGAGGATGTgaagaagaagctgaagaaggCTTTCTGTGAGCCAGGGAATGTGGAGAACAACGGTGTCCTCTCCTTCATCAAGCATGTCCTCTTTCCCCTCAAGTCAG AGTTTGTGGTTCTGCGAGAAGAAAAATGGGGGGGAAGCAAAACCTACACAGCCTATGAGGCCCTGGAGAAGGACTTTGCTGAGCAG GTTGTGCATCCTGGAGACTTGAAGAACTCAGTGGAAGTGGCCCTGAACAAACTGCTTGACCCCATCAGAGAGAAATTCAACAGTCCAGAACTGAAGCAGCTGAGCAATGCTGCGTACCCCAACCCAGCCAAATCCA AACCTGCAGAGAAGGGCACCAAGAACTCAGAGCTGGAGAACGTGGTCCCATCCCGGCTGGACATCCGCGTTGGAAAAGTGATCAGTGTAGAAAAG CATCCTGACGCTGACACCTTGTATGTGGAGAAGATTGACGTGGGTGAGTCTGAGCCCCGCACTGTGGTCAGTGGCCTGGTGCAGTTCATCCccaaggagcagctgcaggacaggCTGGTGGTGCTGCTGTGCAACCTCAAGCCCCAGAAGATGAGGGGTGTGGAGTCAAAGGGCATGGTGCTGTGTGCCTCCAG cctgggggAGCCACGGCAGGTGGAGCCCCTGGACCcaccagctgggtgctgtgccgGGGAGCGCGTCTACGTGGAGGGCTACGAGGGTGGGGAGCCTGACGATGAGCTCAAGccaaagaaaaaagtctttgagAAGCTGCAG gccGATTTCCGAGTCTCCGAGGACTGTGTGGCTCAGtggaagcagaaaaatttcCTGACCAAGCTGGGCACAGTCTCCTGTAGAAGCCTGAAAGGAGGAACCATCAGCTAA
- the S100PBP gene encoding S100P-binding protein isoform X2, giving the protein MDEHSPRASELGLCLEFNQSPLPRPKRLLDSAERVQALQSAKKACGLSHPCSTPDPGEKLLLSSPDSACFQGSSPFLDNTGEDDDLVASSVSKYDDVAISLDTTRCFDESEPDDSLLELSENEEGNFPFNYTEEEIQEILADDGAEAERHLGRRTQSQNGNGESEKDEISSCTGASVISDDTDITAEPPNEPLSREDSPPGAEGYPSPLRESPHLDENHLRSAQVTRMLFELDLQELLSLSPIDADYEYQLLEDSFLEAVTKEASEEVINDCLENEEAASSCLLQESSEELTANGQQSLGVDSLGIPVASGHKPDCCGDGVEGSVSSSDFLSGQSSAEKTLPAGVLRCPTPSSVFRNQELSEAPKRCFSGKLDSPEDEGRQEPSEAEQPSSSTLLSETAVGQIEQEKTTRAKKPGEVIPVLQEKERLHQGTCISEVDLKQKKHFYPENAHPCEESSGSCSRDSSSGELQSDSPQGHVSQPCLSPAHLGPFWQEQVRADPTQQGGTSSEDCP; this is encoded by the exons ATGGATGAGCATTCCCCTCGAGCCTCTGAGCTTGGTCTTTGTCTTGAATTTAATCAATCTCCACTTCCCAGGCCCAAAAGGCTGCTGGATTCTGCAGAGCGGGTTCAGGCCCTGCAGTCAGCTAAGAAAGCTTGTGGGTTGAGTCACCCCTGTAGCACTCCAGATCCTGGGGAGAAATTGCTGCTCTCTTCCCCAGACTCTGCTTGTTTTCAGggctcctctcctttcctggaTAACACTGGTGAGGACGATGACCTTGTTGCCAGTTCTGTGTCAAAATATGATGATGTGGCCATTTCTCTGGACACTACCAGGTGTTTTGATGAGAGTGAGCCAGATGATTCCTTGCTGGAGCTGTCAGAGAACGAAGAAGGGAATTTTCCTTTCAATTACACTGAGGAAGAGATCCAGGAAATCTTGGCAGATGATGGTGCGGAAGCTGAGCGGCACCTTGGGAGGAGGACTCAGAGCCAAAATGGAAATGGAGAGAGTGAAAAGGATGAGATCAGCAGCTGCACCGGGGCCTCTGTCATCAGTGATGACACCGACATCACCGCAGAGCCACCAAATGAACCTCTGTCCAGAGAGGATTCCCCACCTGGGGCTGAGGGCTACCCCAGCCCTTTGAGGGAAAGTCCTCATTTGGATGAGAACCATCTGAGGTCAGCCCAAGTAACTCGCATGTTGTTTGAACTTGACCTCCAGGAGCTTCTGAGCCTTAGCCCAATCGATGCTGACTATGAATATCAGCTGCTGGAGGACAGTTTTTTGGAGGCAGTTACAAAAGAAGCTTCAGAAGAGGTCATAAATGATTGCCTAGAGAATGAGGAAGCTGCCAGTAGCTGCCTTCTCCAAGAATCCTCAGAGGAGCTGACGGCTAATGGCCAGCAAAGCCTGGGTGTGGATTCCCTGGGAATCCCTGTTGCCAGTGGACATAAGCCTGACTGCTGTGGTGATGGTGTGGAAGGATCTGTGTCCTCTTCTGACTTTCTCTCTGGCCAGAGTTCAGCTGAGAAGACTTTACCAGCTGGGGTGTTGAGGTGTCCCACACCTTCGTCTGTATTCAGAAACCAAGAACTTTCCGAAGCACCAAAGAGATGCTTTTCAGGGAAATTAGACTCACCAGAGGATGAGGGGAGGCAAGAGCCTTCAGAAGCTGAACAGCCATCCAGCAGCACTTTG tTAAGTGAGACAGCTGTTGGCCAGATTGAGCAGGAAAAGACAACCAGAGCAAAGAAACCTGGTGAAGTTattcctgtgctgcaggagaaggaaag gctgCATCAAGGGACATGCATTTCAGAAGTGGATCTcaagcaaaagaaacatttctatCCAGAGAATGCACATCCATGTGAGGAAAGTAGTGGCTCCTGCAGCAG GGACTCTTCCTCGGGTGAGTTGCAGTCTGACAGTCCCCAGGGCCACgtgtcccagccctgcctctccCCTGCCCACCTTGGGCCCTTTTGGCAAGAGCAGGTCAGAGCAGACCCCACACAGCAAGGAGGTACAAGCAGTGAAGATTGCCCTTAA
- the S100PBP gene encoding S100P-binding protein isoform X1, producing the protein MDEHSPRASELGLCLEFNQSPLPRPKRLLDSAERVQALQSAKKACGLSHPCSTPDPGEKLLLSSPDSACFQGSSPFLDNTGEDDDLVASSVSKYDDVAISLDTTRCFDESEPDDSLLELSENEEGNFPFNYTEEEIQEILADDGAEAERHLGRRTQSQNGNGESEKDEISSCTGASVISDDTDITAEPPNEPLSREDSPPGAEGYPSPLRESPHLDENHLRSAQVTRMLFELDLQELLSLSPIDADYEYQLLEDSFLEAVTKEASEEVINDCLENEEAASSCLLQESSEELTANGQQSLGVDSLGIPVASGHKPDCCGDGVEGSVSSSDFLSGQSSAEKTLPAGVLRCPTPSSVFRNQELSEAPKRCFSGKLDSPEDEGRQEPSEAEQPSSSTLLSETAVGQIEQEKTTRAKKPGEVIPVLQEKERLHQGTCISEVDLKQKKHFYPENAHPCEESSGSCSSWRVGIQPSRQHGLSHSSQQSLLRGATSDPGWSFCVCLDPQPCLICVGDAEMHTEKFLKMGDPHPPERPLGRGCLEKLFGPGFSPGLFLG; encoded by the exons ATGGATGAGCATTCCCCTCGAGCCTCTGAGCTTGGTCTTTGTCTTGAATTTAATCAATCTCCACTTCCCAGGCCCAAAAGGCTGCTGGATTCTGCAGAGCGGGTTCAGGCCCTGCAGTCAGCTAAGAAAGCTTGTGGGTTGAGTCACCCCTGTAGCACTCCAGATCCTGGGGAGAAATTGCTGCTCTCTTCCCCAGACTCTGCTTGTTTTCAGggctcctctcctttcctggaTAACACTGGTGAGGACGATGACCTTGTTGCCAGTTCTGTGTCAAAATATGATGATGTGGCCATTTCTCTGGACACTACCAGGTGTTTTGATGAGAGTGAGCCAGATGATTCCTTGCTGGAGCTGTCAGAGAACGAAGAAGGGAATTTTCCTTTCAATTACACTGAGGAAGAGATCCAGGAAATCTTGGCAGATGATGGTGCGGAAGCTGAGCGGCACCTTGGGAGGAGGACTCAGAGCCAAAATGGAAATGGAGAGAGTGAAAAGGATGAGATCAGCAGCTGCACCGGGGCCTCTGTCATCAGTGATGACACCGACATCACCGCAGAGCCACCAAATGAACCTCTGTCCAGAGAGGATTCCCCACCTGGGGCTGAGGGCTACCCCAGCCCTTTGAGGGAAAGTCCTCATTTGGATGAGAACCATCTGAGGTCAGCCCAAGTAACTCGCATGTTGTTTGAACTTGACCTCCAGGAGCTTCTGAGCCTTAGCCCAATCGATGCTGACTATGAATATCAGCTGCTGGAGGACAGTTTTTTGGAGGCAGTTACAAAAGAAGCTTCAGAAGAGGTCATAAATGATTGCCTAGAGAATGAGGAAGCTGCCAGTAGCTGCCTTCTCCAAGAATCCTCAGAGGAGCTGACGGCTAATGGCCAGCAAAGCCTGGGTGTGGATTCCCTGGGAATCCCTGTTGCCAGTGGACATAAGCCTGACTGCTGTGGTGATGGTGTGGAAGGATCTGTGTCCTCTTCTGACTTTCTCTCTGGCCAGAGTTCAGCTGAGAAGACTTTACCAGCTGGGGTGTTGAGGTGTCCCACACCTTCGTCTGTATTCAGAAACCAAGAACTTTCCGAAGCACCAAAGAGATGCTTTTCAGGGAAATTAGACTCACCAGAGGATGAGGGGAGGCAAGAGCCTTCAGAAGCTGAACAGCCATCCAGCAGCACTTTG tTAAGTGAGACAGCTGTTGGCCAGATTGAGCAGGAAAAGACAACCAGAGCAAAGAAACCTGGTGAAGTTattcctgtgctgcaggagaaggaaag gctgCATCAAGGGACATGCATTTCAGAAGTGGATCTcaagcaaaagaaacatttctatCCAGAGAATGCACATCCATGTGAGGAAAGTAGTGGCTCCTGCAGCAG CTGGAGGGTTGGAATTCAGCCCAGCAGACAGCATGGGCTTTCCCACTCCTCACAGCAAAGCCTCCTCAGGGGGGCTACCTCTGACCCAGGATGGAGTTTCTGTGTTTGCCTGGATCCACAGCCTTGTCTTATTTGTGTAGGAGATGCAGAAATGCACACCGAGAAATTCCTAAAG ATGGGAGACCCACATCCACCAGAGAGACCCTTAGGAAGAGGATGTCTGGAAAAGCTGTTTGGACCTGGATTCAGCCCA GGACTCTTCCTCGGGTGA